The Halalkalicoccus subterraneus genomic sequence GCGTCAACCCGGCCGGCTTCGAAATCGTCCTGCTTCCGGATCCGGGGCTGATCCTCAGGGCGGTCGCGGCTGCCGGCGTCGGCGTCGCCTTCGCGCTCTCGATCGCCCTCGGAAGCCCGTGGCTGCGTCGGAACCTCGATATCGACTCGTTCCGGTTCGGGAGCGCGGTCGCCCTCGGGGTGCTTCCGCTGGCGTTGCTCGGGGTCGTCTTCGAGCAGGCCCCGCTCGCGGTACTGGTCGTCGCGGGCGTGCTCGCGTTCGATCCCGGTGCGGAGATCCACTCGGAGGAAGAGGGCGACAACGAGACCGCCGAAGCGAACTCCCGCGAGCGGCCCTACGCGCCCGACCGGGAGCGCGAACCCTGGCTGTAACGCGGCGTTTTTGTGTCGCGCGGTCGTTCTCGATCCATGAGCCAGAACCGCGTCGTCGAGGGCCGCATGGTCAACGCCGACCGCCTCGCGGAGCTTATCGAGGGCGAGCGCCCGATGGAGGCCACCGAGATCGAGGACGCCGACCGCGAATGCCCCGACTGTGGCGGGGACGTCATTCAGGTGGGATACATGCCGAGCGTCAGCGAGTTCGTTACGGGCTACAAATGCCAAGAGTGCTCGTGGAGCGAAACGGACCGCGAGTAATCGAAACCCCTTTAGGGCGGTTCGACATAGCGTGGGACGCGGGGTCGTGGCCAAGCCCGGAATGGCGACTGACTCCAGAGGTATACACTGCGGTACGCCGTGGTGTACGCGTTCGGTGACGAGACTCCAGACTGATATACAGAGCGGCCGACTGATCATCGCGCCGCGTTGACGACCCTCTGGAGTACCGAGACGCGACCGGAGATATCAGTCGATCGGGGGTTCAAATCCCTCCGACCCCATTCACATAGTAACTGTTACCCAGTATTAACTATCGATACAGATGAGAATGAATACCCGTCAGCGACCTATGGTTCCCGGAATCAGTCTTCACGACAGCTACAGCCGAACGCCGATAGGGTCGACGCTCGGTGACGTCATCACCGCAGGGGTGCTACTCGGATGGTGAACAGTCCACGACCGAGAAACGCCACGACCGACACGAACCGCGGTGCGATCGCCATCGCCATCGCGCTTGCGGGAGTCGCCATCGCCATCGGCGCGCTCGTCGTCGTTCTCGCACTCTATCTCCCCGAAGGAATCGACGCCGTTCGGAGTGCGACCGAAGCGGCCTACCGACTCGCCGAGGCCATCGAGGGGAGTGGCTTGTGACGGCGATCCAATGAACCTCGCGACGACGCGACTGCGAAGCCTTGATCCCGTCTACCGCCGTTAGACCGGGTAGTGCTCCGTGAGAGGCTCTCG encodes the following:
- a CDS encoding DUF5795 family protein, whose protein sequence is MSQNRVVEGRMVNADRLAELIEGERPMEATEIEDADRECPDCGGDVIQVGYMPSVSEFVTGYKCQECSWSETDRE